The Centroberyx gerrardi isolate f3 chromosome 12, fCenGer3.hap1.cur.20231027, whole genome shotgun sequence genome has a window encoding:
- the cmtm7 gene encoding CKLF-like MARVEL transmembrane domain-containing protein 7: MSHTVVTTTTTTTGTSSDGFLNLGYTRSIPGLLKIGQMVALLIAFLCVHCARGWPSWAAFQFFHVVTLWFLIAFLIFFLTHLFRLQSKIPCINWALTEFMHYGVGTVLVFIASIVAAVKSWGVSALVAGSVFGFIATFLLAVSLWTSYQVTCGAHQTGAAV, translated from the exons ATGTCGCACACTGtcgtcacaacaacaacaacaacaacgggcACGAGCTCGGACGGGTTCCTGAACCTGGGCTACACCCGCTCCATACCCGGACTGCTGAAGATAGGACAGATG GTTGCACTGCTCATCGCCTTCCTGTGCGTGCACTGCGCGCGCGGCTGGCCCAGCTGGGCCGCCTTCCAGTTCTTCCACGTCGTGACGCTCTGGTTCCTCATCGccttcctcatcttcttcctcacGCACCTGTTCAGGCTGCAGAGTAAGATCCCCTGCATCAACTGGGCGCTGACG GAGTTCATGCACTACGGCGTCGGGACGGTCCTGGTGTTCATCGCCTCCATCGTGGCGGCGGTGAAGAGCTGGGGCGTCTCAGCGCTGGTGGCCGGCTCG gtgtTCGGCTTCATCGCGACGTTCCTGCTGGCGGTCAGTTTGTGGACGTCTTACCAGGTGACCTGCGGCGCCCATCAGACCG gTGCGGCTGTGTAA
- the siglec15l gene encoding sialic acid binding Ig-like lectin 15, like: MQIQCYALILSMIITGSLSTSLDMAVSPVVHAPRGEDAVLSCSFTHPKQQDYSGSITVKWLAREKTAEPFFRCSVRNDSRERLSDCSTPSGLQYSLDGDPRRGALSLRIRALQLINNGTYYCRVELDQTGESLQKEIQLYVTAEAQILSLSVVETSGPDGPARILQCEAEGHPLPSVTWLSGSSGPLDARAPTAGPGPYRLTGSVPYLEEDVFTCRAENRLGGAERRYPPSNTLWITLTAGGVLLLLLLLSGFTCYCLRRRGVCC, encoded by the exons ATGCAGATTCAGTGTTACGCTCTTATTCTATCAATGATCATCACAG gGTCTCTCTCCACCTCGTTGGACATGGCGGTCTCTCCGGTGGTCCACGCCCCCAGAGGAGAAGACGccgtcctgtcctgctccttcACGCATCCCAAACAACAAGACTACTCAGGGTCGATCACCGTCAAATGGCTGGCGAGAGAGAAGACGGCCGAGCCGTTCTTCCGCTGTTCGGTCCGGAACGACTCGAGGGAAAGACTCAGCGACTGTTCGACGCCGTCCGGCCTGCAGTACTCTCTGGACGGAGATCCTCGGCGGGGGGCGCTCTCCCTCCGCATCAGGGCGCTGCAGCTGATCAATAACGGGACGTACTACTGCAGAGTCGAGCTGGACCAGACAGGAGAATCTCTACAAAAGGAAATACAACTTTATGTCACTG CTGAAGCTCAGATCCTGAGTCTCTCTGTGGTGGAAACCTCCGGCCCGGACGGTCCCGCCAGGATCCTGCAGTGCGAGGCTGAGGGCCATCCGCTGCCCAGCGTCACCTGGCTGTCGGGCTCCAGCGGCCCTTTGGACGCCCGCGCCCCGACCGCCGGGCCCGGACCGTACCGGCTGACCGGCTCCGTCCCGTACCTGGAGGAGGACGTGTTCACCTGCAGGGCGGAGAACAGGCTGGGGGGGGCGGAGAGGCGCTATCCGCCCAGCAACACGCTGTGGATAACGCTGACGGCGGGCGgagtcctgctgctgctgctgctgctgtcgggcTTCACCTGCTACTGCCTGAGaaggagaggtgtgtgttgtTAG
- the LOC139920616 gene encoding sialic acid-binding Ig-like lectin 15 — MDAQLVCSILSLLLSVIGGQGSGDDGWSMHVPAEVRAIEGYPVVLPCTFSHPQHSYHSSLQVLWRLGHGQGSTVLFRCTSHAATRTCEPGPQQDHRYRLEGNPREHDLSLRINSAALQDNGRYYCRVEVPGHDHVSYEDKMGTRLRVEAAPRILGLSVEGSEETGYRALCRVQGSPLPDVQWLGPDELLEGTAVGPLAQGSPGSPGHYRTVSQLRDVSPGQQYTCSASNPLGKEQATLYVLPPRPDASAGGASPPLLLLLSVSLGAKVLLLVGMGAWMVQGGALLGFGCWGK, encoded by the exons ATGGACGCCCAGTTGGTCTGCAGCATTCTGAGCCTGCTGTTATCTGTTATAGGAG GCCAAGGCTCCGGTGACGACGGCTGGTCCATGCACGTGCCGGCGGAGGTGCGGGCCATCGAGGGTTACCCGGTGGTGCTGCCCTGCACCTTCAGCCACCCGCAGCACTCGTACCACTCCTCCCTGCAGGTGCTGTGGCGGCTGGGCCACGGCCAGGGCTCCACCGTCCTGTTCCGCTGCACCAGCCACGCCGCCACCCGCACCTGCGAGCCGGGGCCGCAGCAGGACCACCGCTACCGGCTGGAGGGAAACCCGCGGGAGCACGACCTCTCCCTGCGCATCAACAGCGCCGCCCTGCAGGACAACGGGCGCTACTACTGCCGGGTGGAGGTGCCGGGACATGACCACGTCAGCTACGAGGACAAGATGGGCACCAGGCTGCGAGTCGAGG CTGCCCCGAGGATCCTGGGTCTGTCAGTGGAGGGCAGCGAGGAGACGGGGTACAGAGCGCTGTGTCGGGTGCAGGGTTCCCCGCTGCCGGACGTCCAGTGGCTGGGTCCGGACGAGCTGCTGGAGGGGACGGCGGTGGGCCCGCTGGCCCAGGGCTCGCCCGGCTCGCCGGGCCACTACCGCACCGTCAGCCAGCTGCGGGACGTCTCGCCCGGCCAGCAGTACACCTGCAGCGCCTCCAACCCGCTGGGCAAGGAGCAGGCCACGCTGTACGTCCTGCCGCCCCGCCCCGACGCCTCGGCGGGCGGGGCTTCACCtcccctgctgctcctgctgtcCGTCTCCCTGGGGGCCAAGGTGCTGCTCCTGGTCGGGATGGGGGCGTGGATGGTGCAGGGAGGGGCGCTGCTCGGCTTCGGCTGCTGGGGGAAATAA